The genomic region AGAGATATGGCTTTATTATTCTAGGAACGAGGCAGTAGAGGTGAGAAGAAAAACAAATCCAAAGTATTATAATCAGTTAATTAGAAAGTAGGTTGATATATATGAGTAATAATTCAACTATTCAAATGTGGGAAAACTATCGAAAAATTAATCCGAATGCACCAAAAGATTATGAGGCATGGGCTTTTGGAGATTCAAAAGAAATGGCTGATGAACTTGCAAATTTAGTGTTAGAAGGAAAGAAAACAGCAACATCATCGAACTATACGTTATATGAATTGGAAAATGAGGTATTACCGTTTGTTGGTCTTCATAATATTATTCTCGACGGGGATGGAAAAGCTGTTGGAATAGTAGAAACTACATCAGTAGAGGTTGTTCCTTTTGATGAAGTTACTGCAGAACATGCCTATTTAGAAGGTGAAGGTGACCGTACGCTAACATATTGGCGTGATGTTCACGAAACCTTCTTCAAAAAAGAGTTTGAAATTATATATCAAGAGTTTAATTACAAAATCCCAGTTGTTTGTGAAAGGTTTAAGCTAATTTATAAGAAATAAAGTACGTTATCCCTATAAAATACTTTCTTTAACGATCGGGAAAGTTCCTGAAATAAGCAAAGAGTAAGTAGGAAGAATGTGATACGGTGAATTTTCTTTGAAGTACCTATTTTCAACTAGTGAGTACTTTAGTTAAAGAAGATAATAAAAGGAAACGCTCAGAGATTAAAAAATCACTGAGCGTTTTTTAGTGCCAATTATAACGTGATTTTCATTGTTTGTTTCGGTTGTTAAATATATTGCGTTTTAACCTACTGTTTGTAAAATTTTACTCTAAAACAGAACGGTTTGCATTTTAGTAACAGGTTTCTGTTTATAGTATAAATGTTTTCGTGAATAGATTTGGCGGGATTGTGTGGGAATCGAACCCACCGAGCCTGGCACGCAGGCCCCTCAGGGTTTTGAAGACCCAGGAGGACACCAGTCACCCATCCAACCCCATTTTAATCACAGTTTCCATTATGAACTGACTTTTAATAGTTTATAAGGAAATTTTGCATTTCGCAAGGAAAAAGTTTATTTTCCGTGAAAAAATGGGGGTGGATTATTTTCGCTTAATGAATTTGGTCATCTTTTTTATCAATATATAAGGTTCCATCATTCTGAACTTCAGCATAAAATACTTCTTTAGCAGATTGAACACCTTGTTGTTGTAGTTGGGTTTTTAGCCATCTTTCATTCAGATTTAAGTTTTCCAAATTTGTTTTATTTACCTTTCCGTCGAATATAACACCAGTAGTATCTGGTGAATAGTTGTGACTAGGTGCATTCGAAACATTTAAGTCACGTTTCGTTACGGGTAAATTGTCATATTTTAATTTTACAGATAAACGGCCACTCGGTTCTATAATGGCATAATCTACATCCTGAATCGAAAAGATATTTTTTTGTCGTAACATTGCGATTAATTCTCCTATAACGAGACGGGTTTTTTGCATTCCGTTATCCATAATTTTCCCCTTATGAATGACTACCACTGGTTCTCCTACAATGAGTTTTCTAGCTGTGAATGACTTGATATCAAGAAACTCTAAAATTAAAGTGATAATCGTCCAACCGACTAATGCTAATATACCGTTCCGGATGGAAACATTATTATTGACAACAAGTGCCGCAGCAATGGAACCAATGGATATAGCTGAAACAAAATTAAAGAACGTCATTTGGCTGATTTCTTTTCTTCCCATAATCCGGGTTAGGATAAAAAGTACAACATAGGATAAAAAAACACGTAAGAAAAGTTCGTATACATCCATTTTTAAATCATTCCTCTTCATATTAGATACGCTCATTTTCCCCTGGAAAACAGAAAAATATAACAAAAGGATAGACATTATGTCTATCCTTTTCTTCATTAGCTATACATTTATGTTCCACCATTTTTTTGATGATTTGGGTGTGTTTATCGATTGAAACATCGATGTCATTTGAGACGTTTGAGTTATTGTGAATTTTGGGGAGCATAGTATCCGTTATATTTCATAGAACCGTTCTCCATTACATGGTTTTTTTCTTGTTTATTTGATCTGCTTGTTTATATTTCTGTTGAAGTTTATTTACAAGATGAGATATAAATATAACAAATTCAATGCCTAACAATAATAATAGAATCGGCAAACCTATTTTTAGAATGTTCATTTGAACATGTGCAAATGGTGAAATTTGTATTACATAAGCTGTGAATGTGTAATACATACCAAATGTAAATATTCTACTCCAGTGGGTCTGGTCATACAGAAATAGCCCCTGTTTTATTCCATATATCTTTATACGTTTGATTAGTCGGGTAACCTCTACTGTTTCTACTAACAGAAAAACAATTGTAGTCCCTATCCAAATTGTAAGGAGGACGGAGTGACTTACGTCGCCGGTCAAGAAACATGCCACACCTGTAATCGAAAGTGCACCATGTAAAATGCAGTTTGTCACTATCCAGTCTTTTTCAATTTTCCATGAATAGAGCATGTATCGTTGGACCATATACCATACGGAAATGAAGTAGAAGCAAAGGCCAACAATAATCATGGCCAAATTTAACGTAAAGGGCACATCATCAACAACGGTGTTTAACGTTATAACTACAGATTGTGTACTAACAGTTGAAAGTAAAATAATACCGTGAACATGTTGTTTTCCATTACGTTTTATTTCTAAAAAACTTTTTATACAAAACAAAACATATACCATCCATAATACAAGTTCAAAACCAACCATTGCGATTGAGACAGTTAGGTATTGTGCGTATTGTTCATGAAACAAAAGAGTGCATATAGATGTTCCGGCAATCCATGTACCTATCCCAAAGCGATTGATAGGGTTTGAAAAATGGATGATATGAAAATTACGGGATAAAAGGGAGTACGCATAGGACGAAATCAATAAAGTCCATAAAGTAAATATGAAGAATGTTATATATTTCCAAAACACATTGGTAGATAGTTCAACATTCAAACCGAAGCCGGCGATACCGTATATTACAATGCCAAAAGCCATCACTGCAGCCATGGTGGAGGTGCGTATTAATGTTTTGTTAATGAAAACAATTGTTACAATGAAAATCAACCATACTGCTATTAAACTGGAAAACATGACGATCATCCTCAAATAAATATTACAAATCTGGATAATTGTATCATAAGTAAAGAGCTTATATTTCTGTAATTGAGCACGTATTCGTTTTTTAGTAAAATGTGAGAAATAAGACAAACTTTGAAAGGTGTTTAATGATGTCATACATAGTCGTTGGAGCAGGTATTTTAGGAGCATCAACCGCTTACCACTTAGCGAAGGCCGCTGTAGATGTTACTATTGTGGATCGATATGACGAAGGACAAGCGACAGAAGCAGCAGCCGGAATTGTTTGTCCATGGCTAACGCAGAGACGTAACAAACCGTGGTATCGTTTAGTAAAAGGGGGAGCAAAATATTACCCCTCACTAATTGAAGAACTCCATGAATTGGGTGAAAAAGAGACTGGTTATCGACAAGTAGGTGCACTTAGTCTCCATTCGGATAAAACGAAACTGAACAAAATGGAGGAAAGGGCATACGCCAGAAGGGAAGATGCCCCAGAAATTGGTGAAATTAAAAGACTTACACCAAAAGAAACACAAGCACTGTTTCCACCACTCTCTGAACAATACGGTTCAGTGTATATTAGTGGAGGTGCCCGGGTAAACGGCAGGGCACTTAGGGACTCTTTAATTCGAGCTGCCAGGAAATATGGAGCAAAAGTCCGTACCGGGGATGCTAAATTACATATTGAACGAGATGAGATAACAGGTATTATCGTAGATGATGAAGTATTAGAGGGAGAACAAGTTATTGTCACGGCTGGAGCTTGGGCTCGTGATCTAATGAAACCGTTAGATGTTACCTTTTCCGTTTCTCCTCAAAAAGCACAAATTATCCATTTACAGTTACGAGGACATGATACTAATGATTGGCCTGTTGTGATGCCGCCGAATAACAAATATATTTTAGCTTTTCAAAATGGCAAAATTGTAATGGGAGCAACTCACGAGGATGAAGTAGGTTTTGATTCCCGCGTGACCGCTGGTGGTATTCATGACATTTTCGACAAAACGTTATCGATAGCTCCAGGTTTAAGAAAGGGTAGTTTATTGGAAGTTCGTGTAGGTTTTCGTCCTTTTACGCCAGATTTTCTCCCGGTAGTGGGACCGATGCCATATTATAAAGGATTATGGCTTGCTAATGGACTAGGTGCATCTGGTCTTACGAGCGGGCCTTATCTAGGTGCAGAACTAGCTAAATTAGTGTTAGGAAAACTTACAGATTTAAATATAGATGATTACAATATAATGGACGCGATCAGACAAGATAGCTAATACCTTTGGGTGTTAGCTGTCTTTTTGTATGATATATTACACAAATCGACAAAAAGTTGTAACGAGACATAAAAAAATACATAGGTTGAATATTGCTTGTTGTTTAAAACTTTGAATTTGGAGGTAATCAGCTTGTTCAACCTATTCACGAAAAGATTTATCCCAATAATATTATTGACTATCTCTTTTTCACTAAGTTGGATGTTGAATCCAACTACTGTGTTAGCAAAAAATACAAGTATTCACATTCATATACAATCTGGTGAGGACCTTATATCTAATGTTTCCGTTCTATATAAAGGTGATGAACTCCCACTTGAACAAAAAAATCCTAAATTGTATACAGTTAAAAAGCCAGATGAAATTGTAAAACCTGATATATCAGAAATTATTGTGACGAAAACAGATGGGACTGTAGAAACGTTCACTCCTGCTGAACAGTATGCTGGAGTAGAGGGAAAAGGTTCCATCAACTATTGGATAGAAATATCCAGCTCAAATCATTCAATCTCTGAAAGAAATGATGATTCTGAAACTACCTCATCAGAACAAAATGAGGATCATTTAAGTGACAATCGGAAAGTAGATGACAAAAATAAGGAAGGAAATGACCAAAACAATCAATCTAGTCAAAATGAGTATCCAAAAACTGTAGATGGAGGAGAGTTACCAAACACTTCCACACCGTGGTTTAATTTCTTACTTTTAAGTGTTCTTACCGCAGGGATCTCTGGAATCATGATACTAGCTTTGAAAAAGTTTCATATAAATTCTTAATTGGTGATGACAGATGAGACAATGGGGTTTGTTAAATTGGTTAATGTTTGCCATATTCTTCATGTCAACACTATCAGCAATCTACTCCTTGGCACAAATTTATGTAACAGAAGTGAAAGCAGATAAAGCACTTCTTCAGTTTAGCGAGGAACTTAGCTCTCCTGAATATTTAGATGAACAAAAACCTGTTATTAAAGCAACCCGTTTTAGTCAAACACATTATGAGGAACGCCCTAAAGTGGGAGAAGTATTTGCAAAAATCGAGATTCCGTCCATAAAATTAGAAGCTGCAATAATTGAAGGAACAGGAGTAGAGCAATTAGATAAAGGTGTTGGGCATTATGAAGGAAGCGTACTTCCAGGTGAAACTGATAACACTGTGTTGGCAGGGCATCGCGATACGGTATTTAAATCGTTAAAAAACGTGGAAATAGGAGATATAGTGAGAATTACAACTGCTAAAGGTACGTTCGTTTACGAAATTCAAGAACAATTAGTAGTCGATAAACATGACCGCACAATTATTGTTCCAACGGAGTCTGCAACCATCACAATTATTACGTGTTATCCGTTTGACTTTATTGGACCTGCACCTGAACGGTTTATTTTGCAAGGAGTTTTAATAGATGAAACGTAATGAGAAACACCTGCATTAGCAGGTGTTTTTAAATTATGAATACTTTTATCCATTTTGTACACCTTACATCTTTGCAAATTTTACGTATTTAATTTATTTGTCATATATATCCATTCCGAACTATTAGTATGTTATAGAGAGGGATGTCAAATTTAGGAAGAGGAACATATCATGATGGGGAAATGGGTGGCATTATGTTGGATTTCCATTTCATTATTATTTGTCCTTAGTTTATGGTTTAGTGCAACGGCTATCATTAGTGAGCTTCATAAAGTGTGGGACTTAAGTCCTCTGCTAAAATCATGGGTAACTGCCTCTGTTCACATAGGGTTTATTTCGGGAACACTCATAAGTGCGTGTCTCGGAATAACGGATCGATATAATAATCGCAGCATTTTCTCCGTTTTAGCTTTATTCGGAGCGATTTTTAATGGATTACTTATATTTGTAAACAATGCTTTTATAGGTATTATACTGCGATTGTTAACCGGTCTAGCTCTCGCAGGAGTTTATCCTCCTGCTGTTAAATTATTAACGCAATGGTTTCCCCGAAAAAGAGGAACGGCAATGGGGGTCTTGATAGGTGCTCTCTCCTTAGGTTCAGCTCTTCCTCACGTTATCGTTACGATCTTTTCCTTTATGAACTGGCAATATGTTATTTTAGCGAGTTCCTGTTTAGCGCTAGTAGCGGCTATTATCGTTCGTTTCATATTAATAGATAAAGAACCTCTTGCCCAACATCACAAATTCTCTATGAAGATATTAAAGAAAGTATTACAAAATAGGCCTGTTATGTTAGCTAATTTCGGTTATTTTGGGCATATGTGGGAGCTATATGGGATGTGGACATGGTTACCAGCTTTTTTAATGGTCAGTTTTAACGTGGAATCTGGTAACGTAAGTTCTTTATTTCCTGCATTTGTCGCATTTGTCGCAATCGGTATAGGTGGAGGAGTTGGCTGCGTAATAGGCGGCATTTGGGCAGATAAAATAGGAAAATCAAAGTTTACAATCCTGGCATTGTCCATTAGTGCAATGTGTTCTTGTACTATAGGTTTTACATATGGCAAGTCTATTTGGGTTACAGTCATCATATCGACGTTATGGGGAATGTCCGTTATTGGTGATTCAGGTCAGTTTTCTGCGTCAGTGGCAGAATTTGCTCAACCTGAATACATTGGAACAGCTCTTACATTCCAGATGTCTGTCGGGTTTTTCGTCACAACGATACCGATTTACTTAATTTCTATATTACAACCTATGATTGGATGGGAATGGGTTTTTACGATTTTAAGTATTGGTCCAATATTAAGCATTGTCTCGATGATGAAGTTAAGGAGATTTGAAATCGTACACAATAAAGTGGAAAATTTATGATAGAATAAGAAAAACATTTTCACAAGGGTGATATCATGAACAACAAAAATCACAAAGTTTTTGTTTATGGAACTTTACGAAAACATGAAAAGAATGAAAGATTGTTAGATAATGCAACATGTATTGCCCACCAGGCATGGACATATGGAAGGTTATATGATACAGGAAATGGCTATCCCGCAATGGTAATCGATGCAAGCAAATTAACATATGGTGAACTTTATGATGTTAATGATGAGCAGTTGCAGAAAGTGGATGAGTTAGAAGGATTTAGAGAAGGGGCGTCACAGAACCACTATGAAAGGGAATTCGTCACAATATATACGGACAACGGGGCAGTGAATGCATATGTTTATACATATGATGTTACAAAAATACGTAATTTAGAGGAAGTTCAATTTGGTGATTGGAAATGTCATCAACATTTAAATAAAGATTCTTTTTTATATTTTGCTTACGGTTCGTGCATGGATGATGAGCGATTTCAATTAGCAAATGTAGATCATCATTTTTCCAGTATGTTGGGGTGTGGGGTTGTAGATGGTTATCTACTATCTTTCACCAAACATTCACATGATGGCGCCCGAGCTGATATCGTTGAAACAAATGGTCACAAGGTAGAAGGAAAAGTTTATGAAATCGGGAAAGAGGCTTTATCATATTTGTTTAAAAGAGAAGGGGTCTACGCAGGTGCGTATCGCCCAGCCTTTATTGATGTAATCATTAATGAAAAGAAATATCACGATGTCTTAACGTTTCTTGTTATTGAAAAACAACCTGAAATTGCACCACCTATAAATTATGCTACTGAAATATTACGCGGTGCTAAAGGGATCGTTAGTGACGAATATTATAATAAAGTCCAGCAGGAACTATATGATAAATTTAATTTAATCATTCATGTATAATACTATTTGAATGAACGTGAACCTCATGATTAGGTTCACGTTTTTGTTGTGTGTATAGCCTCTTTTGCTAGTTTATCGGCTTGCTTATTTTTCGTCTTCGGAATCCACTTGATAAAAAAATATGGAAAACGACTCGCTTCGTTACGTATTTTTTCTAGGTAGGGTAGAAAGTTTTTATTCTTCGTAAAATCTTTTTCGATAACGTCTACAACAACACGTGAATCCGTACGAAACGATAAAATTTCATTAGGAAATAATGTTTGACAAATTTCTAATGCTTTTATAACCGCCATAAATTCTGCTTCGTGACTGGAGTAAGTCCCTAAATGAAAGGAATATTGATATACAGTTTCATTGTCTTTTATAAAAATCCCTACTCCACTTAATCCGGGATTTCCTTTTGCCGCTCCGTCCGTATATACTTCAATCAATTTTTCAAGTCTCCTTAAATATTTGGATAAAATATTTTATATTATCTTAGCATAGGTGAGACGAAGAAAGTTATATCGGCTCAAATTTATTTTTGTGACCAGTAGCTTTATATAATAATGTTAATTGCTTGTTTAAATGTTTTCGATCAAGGGATAATAACGCTTCTCGATCAATGCCTTCAACAATATATTGTGAAAATTCCCATACATCTTGTTTAATAAGTTCTGAGTTAGATTCCGCTATAAAGGCTAATGTTGAAATTAGCGATGATAAAACCGATATATCATCGGAGCCGTTTTGACGAATTTGATAAAAACTTTTATATAAGTAATCTGCGAAGGATGGTCGCTGTAAAATGACCCGCAGGTTTTTCTCTTCATCATTAAGAAAATTACGGGGTAAATGTTTTTTCCCTAACTTCGCCAATAACTTCCCTAAATTTTCAATACAGTTTATCGCAGTGTTTGGGTCGTTGATGCCAGAAGATAAAGCACGTAAACCTATTTCAACTAGTTTAATTAGCCCAAATTCAATATCGTCATAAGCGACTTTTCTAGCACCTACAGAAATATATTTGTCATAGTCATTCGATATGTTATGAGGGTACATTGTCCAAATGGAAAGAAGGGAGGTATCCTCATCCACATATTCTCCTATTTCCTTCTCGACCTTCACAATACAATCATCTTTTGTTGCTTGCTTCATCAACCCATCTACATCGAAATGTTGGATATATCCCGCTTTTTTCCCTAGTATTTGTATAGGTTTCATATGGGATATTTCCTCACTTTCCCAATCCTCCCAAGGAGCATCCTCATTAACATCTTTACGGTCTTGTAAATCTTTTTCTATTTTATCTACTGTTTCCAATGTAATAGTATGTATTAAATTACTAACTTGAATCCAACTGCTAACATGATGGATAAAGAATACAAATACAATTAAACAAATAATAGCCAACAAAACAGCAAAGGATGGTACCACAAATTCTTTCTTCTCCGTTGATTCACGTAGAAAAAGCAGAAGTAAAATTGAGTATATAAAACCACCGACAAAAATCCCTAATACACGTTGAGTATGTTTATCGATGATAAAATTTTGCAATGCTCGAGGTGAAAACTCAGATAAATATGTGGTTAATACTACCAAGATTGTTGAAAACGTAATCGTTGTCATTGTTAATAATGAAGCTGATATAGAGCTAAGAATGGTTTGGGATAAATCTAAGTCTGATAAAAATAAACTATGTATTAATGCAGTGTTTTGCACTCGAGATTCAAACCATAAACTGAAGATAGCTAGAAGTACTGCAAAGCCACCGTACATCAATGGAATAAACCAAAACCTTGAACGTAACCAATACATTTGTTTGTTGAACATGAAAAATTCCCCTAACGTTGATCAAGTTGAAAGGTATTCACATTTTTCCATGAAATTAAGAAGAATAAACAACGATAAGATAAATGACATATAAACATGACAAGATGAGAATAAATAAAGTAATGATAACCAGTAATTTATTGGATGAACGAAACATTTGTTTATTTATCTGTTTTCGTTTTGTGAAGTAGCTATATAAAGCAAAACAAACAGTTAAAATACTTAAAAGCAAAGATGATAGTCCTATTAATAAAGCGATGATGTCTCCTAAACGTGAAGGATAAATATTCATTTGAAAATGATAAACAGAAGCGATAAAACCTACACCCATTGTAGCTATCGCTGTACGGAGCCATGCCAAAAAGGTTCTTTCATTAGCTAGATGTTCGCGACTATATCTCGCCTCGTCTACATCTTTATTCAAAGAAAATGCCTCCTTCTTCATTAGACGAATAAATATCATACCCAAAAATGTCTATAGCAATCATATTGACCACAAATTCTATGTATGATACATTTGTTTCGAATCCGAGATAATTTAAACGAAAATGAATAGTGTTGCAGTGTATAGGTAGAAGGACGCAAGTTTAAACCATATAAAATAAATCATTGGAGGGAAACTAATGAGTTTAAAGGGCATACATCATGTTACGGCTATTACAAGTAGCGCCGAGAAAAATTATGAATTTTTTACTTACGTTTTAGGGATGCGCCTCGTCAAGAAGACCGTTAACCAAGATGATATAGGAACTTACCACTTATTTTTTGCAGATGATAAAGGGAGTCCAGGTACGGATATGACATTTTTTGATTTTCCGGGTATACCGAAGGGCTCTCATGGCACAAATGAGATATTCAAAACCTCTCTTCGTGTACCAGATGATGCTGCTTTAGAGTACTGGGTGAAACGTTTTAATCGGTTACAGGTTAAACATTCTGGTATTAAAGAGCAGTTTGGTAAAAAAACACTATCATTTGTAGATTTTGATGATCAACAATACCAACTGGTATCTGATGAAAATAATGAAGGAGTTTCGTCGGGAACACCATGGCAAAAGGGTCCGATTCCGTTGGAATATGCTATAACAGGATTAGGCCCACTTTATGTACGTGTAGCAAACTTTGAGTATTTTAAAGAAATGATGGAGAAGGTACTCCAGTTTAAAGAAATTGATAAGGATGGGTCATTTCACTTATTTGAAGTGGGAGAAGGTGGGAATGGTGCACAAGTTGTAGTCGAACATAACGTTATGTTACCGGACGCACGCCAAGGGTACGGAACAGTTCATCATGCAGCTTTCCGTGTTGAAGATCGCTCGGTCTTAAACGAATGGGATAAGCGTATGAGGAGTTTTGGCTTTCAAACGTCCGGGTTTGTAGATCGTTTCTTTTTTGGCTCATTGTACTCACGTGTAGCTCCACAAATTTTGTTTGAATTTGCAACTGATGGTCCAGGCTTTATGGGGGATGAGCCCTATGAAACACTTGGTGAAAAGTTATCGTTACCACCGTTTTTAGAATCAAAGCGTGAACAAATTGAAAGCTATGTGCGACCGATTGATACAATTCGTAGTACAAAACCTATTGAAAAAGAATATGAATAAATAATCAAAAGATGCGTTTTTTT from Salirhabdus salicampi harbors:
- a CDS encoding ribonuclease HI family protein; the protein is MIEVYTDGAAKGNPGLSGVGIFIKDNETVYQYSFHLGTYSSHEAEFMAVIKALEICQTLFPNEILSFRTDSRVVVDVIEKDFTKNKNFLPYLEKIRNEASRFPYFFIKWIPKTKNKQADKLAKEAIHTTKT
- a CDS encoding MFS transporter, which gives rise to MMGKWVALCWISISLLFVLSLWFSATAIISELHKVWDLSPLLKSWVTASVHIGFISGTLISACLGITDRYNNRSIFSVLALFGAIFNGLLIFVNNAFIGIILRLLTGLALAGVYPPAVKLLTQWFPRKRGTAMGVLIGALSLGSALPHVIVTIFSFMNWQYVILASSCLALVAAIIVRFILIDKEPLAQHHKFSMKILKKVLQNRPVMLANFGYFGHMWELYGMWTWLPAFLMVSFNVESGNVSSLFPAFVAFVAIGIGGGVGCVIGGIWADKIGKSKFTILALSISAMCSCTIGFTYGKSIWVTVIISTLWGMSVIGDSGQFSASVAEFAQPEYIGTALTFQMSVGFFVTTIPIYLISILQPMIGWEWVFTILSIGPILSIVSMMKLRRFEIVHNKVENL
- a CDS encoding ASCH domain-containing protein — its product is MSNNSTIQMWENYRKINPNAPKDYEAWAFGDSKEMADELANLVLEGKKTATSSNYTLYELENEVLPFVGLHNIILDGDGKAVGIVETTSVEVVPFDEVTAEHAYLEGEGDRTLTYWRDVHETFFKKEFEIIYQEFNYKIPVVCERFKLIYKK
- a CDS encoding ring-cleaving dioxygenase gives rise to the protein MSLKGIHHVTAITSSAEKNYEFFTYVLGMRLVKKTVNQDDIGTYHLFFADDKGSPGTDMTFFDFPGIPKGSHGTNEIFKTSLRVPDDAALEYWVKRFNRLQVKHSGIKEQFGKKTLSFVDFDDQQYQLVSDENNEGVSSGTPWQKGPIPLEYAITGLGPLYVRVANFEYFKEMMEKVLQFKEIDKDGSFHLFEVGEGGNGAQVVVEHNVMLPDARQGYGTVHHAAFRVEDRSVLNEWDKRMRSFGFQTSGFVDRFFFGSLYSRVAPQILFEFATDGPGFMGDEPYETLGEKLSLPPFLESKREQIESYVRPIDTIRSTKPIEKEYE
- a CDS encoding gamma-glutamylcyclotransferase; this encodes MNNKNHKVFVYGTLRKHEKNERLLDNATCIAHQAWTYGRLYDTGNGYPAMVIDASKLTYGELYDVNDEQLQKVDELEGFREGASQNHYEREFVTIYTDNGAVNAYVYTYDVTKIRNLEEVQFGDWKCHQHLNKDSFLYFAYGSCMDDERFQLANVDHHFSSMLGCGVVDGYLLSFTKHSHDGARADIVETNGHKVEGKVYEIGKEALSYLFKREGVYAGAYRPAFIDVIINEKKYHDVLTFLVIEKQPEIAPPINYATEILRGAKGIVSDEYYNKVQQELYDKFNLIIHV
- a CDS encoding YidH family protein, translated to MNKDVDEARYSREHLANERTFLAWLRTAIATMGVGFIASVYHFQMNIYPSRLGDIIALLIGLSSLLLSILTVCFALYSYFTKRKQINKQMFRSSNKLLVIITLFILILSCLYVIYLIVVYSS
- a CDS encoding class D sortase; protein product: MRQWGLLNWLMFAIFFMSTLSAIYSLAQIYVTEVKADKALLQFSEELSSPEYLDEQKPVIKATRFSQTHYEERPKVGEVFAKIEIPSIKLEAAIIEGTGVEQLDKGVGHYEGSVLPGETDNTVLAGHRDTVFKSLKNVEIGDIVRITTAKGTFVYEIQEQLVVDKHDRTIIVPTESATITIITCYPFDFIGPAPERFILQGVLIDET
- a CDS encoding YetF domain-containing protein, which translates into the protein MSVSNMKRNDLKMDVYELFLRVFLSYVVLFILTRIMGRKEISQMTFFNFVSAISIGSIAAALVVNNNVSIRNGILALVGWTIITLILEFLDIKSFTARKLIVGEPVVVIHKGKIMDNGMQKTRLVIGELIAMLRQKNIFSIQDVDYAIIEPSGRLSVKLKYDNLPVTKRDLNVSNAPSHNYSPDTTGVIFDGKVNKTNLENLNLNERWLKTQLQQQGVQSAKEVFYAEVQNDGTLYIDKKDDQIH
- a CDS encoding NAD(P)/FAD-dependent oxidoreductase encodes the protein MMSYIVVGAGILGASTAYHLAKAAVDVTIVDRYDEGQATEAAAGIVCPWLTQRRNKPWYRLVKGGAKYYPSLIEELHELGEKETGYRQVGALSLHSDKTKLNKMEERAYARREDAPEIGEIKRLTPKETQALFPPLSEQYGSVYISGGARVNGRALRDSLIRAARKYGAKVRTGDAKLHIERDEITGIIVDDEVLEGEQVIVTAGAWARDLMKPLDVTFSVSPQKAQIIHLQLRGHDTNDWPVVMPPNNKYILAFQNGKIVMGATHEDEVGFDSRVTAGGIHDIFDKTLSIAPGLRKGSLLEVRVGFRPFTPDFLPVVGPMPYYKGLWLANGLGASGLTSGPYLGAELAKLVLGKLTDLNIDDYNIMDAIRQDS
- a CDS encoding DUF2254 domain-containing protein, producing MFNKQMYWLRSRFWFIPLMYGGFAVLLAIFSLWFESRVQNTALIHSLFLSDLDLSQTILSSISASLLTMTTITFSTILVVLTTYLSEFSPRALQNFIIDKHTQRVLGIFVGGFIYSILLLLFLRESTEKKEFVVPSFAVLLAIICLIVFVFFIHHVSSWIQVSNLIHTITLETVDKIEKDLQDRKDVNEDAPWEDWESEEISHMKPIQILGKKAGYIQHFDVDGLMKQATKDDCIVKVEKEIGEYVDEDTSLLSIWTMYPHNISNDYDKYISVGARKVAYDDIEFGLIKLVEIGLRALSSGINDPNTAINCIENLGKLLAKLGKKHLPRNFLNDEEKNLRVILQRPSFADYLYKSFYQIRQNGSDDISVLSSLISTLAFIAESNSELIKQDVWEFSQYIVEGIDREALLSLDRKHLNKQLTLLYKATGHKNKFEPI